The Treponema sp. OMZ 790 genome includes the window GATTTTTACGTGATGAACAGCTTTTTTTTCGGTTAGATTTAACGTGAGGCAATGCGCATACTTGACCATTCCTTTAAAAAAGATTAAAATATACTCACACAATTTAAGATCCATCTTAAATTACACAACGAGTTCAAATAAGAATTCATCAAAATCGTCCTCCCTTGAGGAGCGACCGCTCATTGTGGAGCATCAAGGCTTAACTATGTTAAGCCTTTTTTTATTGATTATTCAGAATTATAGCTTATTTTTTCCCGGCTGTCCAGAATTTATATCAAATTACTTGCCCCAACGGCTTGTATACTTACTACTTCTCATAACTTTTCGTTTGATGCTTGCTTAATTTGGCGTTTTAGGGTATAATATCATCCATATATGACGCGCGGATCAAAAGGTTCTGACAGTAAAAAGACAATCTCCTCCCCTGAAGATATTTTAAAACAGGTCTTCGGCTATGATGAATTCAGACCCTTCCAAAAAGAAATTATAGATAGTATTCTCCAAAAAGAGGATGTTCTTGCGGTGATGCCTACAGGAGGCGGAAAATCTCTATGCTATCAGATTCCGGCCCTCATTTTTGAAGGATTAACCATAGTAGTTTCTCCCCTTATTTCTCTTATGCACGATCAGATTTGCGGTTTGGAAACGATAGGGGTAGAGGCGGTTGCCTTAAACAGTTCCTTGGACTGGGAAAAATATGCCGATAACATACGCCGTATTAAGAATGGGGATGTTAAAATCCTCTATGTTGCTCCTGAAACTCTGGTCAGTGACCGCTGTAAAGAACTCCTCTCTTCAATAAAAGTGGATTGTCTTACAATCGACGAAGCTCACTGCATTTCGGAATGGGGACATGACTTTAGACCTGAATACAGACAGTTGGCCGAGATACGCAAACTTTTAAAAGAGACCGCATGTCTTGCCATAACGGCAACGGCGACTGAAAAGGTACGCTCCGACATAAAAAAAATGCTGAAGCTCAAAAAGACTAAAGAATTTATTGCCGGCTTTAACCGCAAAAATATTTTTTTGGAAGTGAAAGAAAAGCAAAAGCCTTTCGAACAGGCTTCGGAATTTTTAAAAGAACATAAGGGAGAAAGCGGAATTATCTACTGTTTTTCCCGCAAGCAGGCAGACACTCTTTCCGTTCAACTGTCGGTTTTAGGATACAATGCAAAACCCTATCATGCGGGACTTTCCGATGAGCTTAGGCAAAAAACTCAAAACGATTTTATCAATGACGATATAGAAATAATTGTAGCAACCGTAGCCTTCGGAATGGGTATAAATAAACCTAATGTAAGGTTTGTCATTCACTTTGATTTACCCAAGAGCATTGAGCAGTATTATCAGGAAATAGGCCGAGCAGGGCGGGATGGAAACCCGGCACATGCTCTTTTGCTTTTTTCTGCTGCCGATATTTTTAAGCTTAAATTCTTGATGCAGGATAAATCTCCCGATGAGGTAAGAAAAGCTGAAACTATGCTTTCCGCTATCAGTAATTATGCACAAGCCAACAGCTGCCGCCGCCGGGCGATTTTAAAATATTTCGGAGAAAATATTTCTGAAGAAAAATTAAAAGAAATACAGGGCGATGCACCTTGCTGTGATTTTTGTTCCAGAGAAAAAATAGAAAAAACCGACTTGACGGTTCCTGTTCAAAAATTCTTATCCTGTGTTGTCAGAACCGGCTGCCGATTCGGAGCAAGCTACATAATCGATGTTCTTTTAGGTTCAAAACAAAAGCGCATACTCGAAAACAAGCACAATGACCTTTCCGTCTGGGGAATAGGTACGGAATTTAACAGGGAAGGCTGGTTTGCCCTTGTACGCGTTTTATTGGCTGAAGACTACCTTATAAAGGATGAAGACTATTCGGTATTGTCGCTTACACAAAAAGCAAAAGAAGAGCTTCAATCCCGAACCAGTATTTTACTTCCTTTCGATTATGAAAAAGATAATTCCTCTAAAAAGGAAATAAAACAAAAATCAAAACCCCAAACAACCGAAATCAAATTAGATGCCCGCGGTACGGCAATAGTGAATGCACTAAAACAAAAACGCAGAGAACTCGCGGATGAAGCAAGAGTTCCGGCTTATGTTATTTTTTCGGATAAGACCATCTTCGACTTAGGTTTTAAAAAACCGTCCAAGATTGCAGAACTGGATAATATCTTCGGCATAGGAAAAGCAAAAAAAGATAAATATGGAGAACTTATTGTTCAACTTGTTACCTCTCATAAGTAAAAGGGGATTAAGGTCTTAAAATATGAATATCCTGGTTGATAAATTTAAAGAAGTCTTAATGTCGGTTTTACCCATCGTCATTTTAACTACCATTTTGAATTTTGCATTTATTCATATAGATTATCAAGTCTTTATAAGGTTTTTAATCGGAAGCGTATGTATAATATTCGGTCTTGCATTTTTTCTATTCGGAATCGAAATGAGCGTTACAAAAATCGGTTTACAAATGGGAAAAGAAATTACAAAACGGAATAAAATTTTTATCTTGATTTTAGGAGGCTTTGCCCTAGGCTTTTTAATTTCGATAGCAGAACCCGATTTACAGATTTTGGCAAGCCAAGTAAAAACCGTAACAAAAAACGGAATTCCTGCACTGAGACTCGTTGTAGTTGTTTCAGTCGGTGTTGCAGCCTTCGTTGTTTTCGGTATATTGCGCACGGTATTCAATGTTTCACAAAAAATTGTTTTTGCCGTTTCATACGGAATTATATTTTTGCTTTCTTTATTTTCTTCTGCAGAGTTTATGTCCATCGCCTTCGATTCTTCGGGAACCACAACGGGAGCCATAACAGTTCCGTTTATTTTGGCTTTGGCTGCCGGTGTTTCCGAAATGAAAAAAGATTCGGCCGCTTCCGAAAGAGATGCTTTCGGGCTTGTAGGAATGGCTTCTGCCGGAGCAATCTTAGCAGTATTGGCTTTGAGCGTTTTAGGAAAAACAAAAGAAATATCCGCCGATGATTTTGTTTTTAATCTGGATGTACATACACAGATTTTCTATCCATTTGCAGAACATTTTCTTCCTGTTCTATATGAATGCCTTATATCGCTTTTACCCTTAACCGTAATATTTTTAATTACAAACTTTATAAGCATTAAACTGCGCGCAAAGGATTTAATTCCCATACTCAAGGGTTTGATAATTACATTGATAGGTTTATTTCTATTTATGTGGGGAGCAAAATCGGGATTCTTGGATGTAGGAATCGCAATGGGCAGCCGCTTAGGCGAAATAGGAACGCACTCCTTAATTCTTTTTATCGGAGCATTGATAGGTATTGTTTCTATTTTAGCAGAGCCCGCAGTTTATGTTTTGACAGTACAAATAGAAAACGTAACGAGCGGCCATATTCCGCGCAAGATAGTTTTAGTCTTTTTATGTATCGGAGTCAGTTTTGCGGTAATGCTTTCGTTACTTAGAATTATTGAACCTGCGTTTCAACTGTGGCATATTCTTCTTCCCGGATATATAGTTTCACTTTTGCTGTCCATTGTTGTTCCGGATCTTTTTGTAAGTATAGCCTTTGATGCCGGAGGTGTTGCATCAGGACCGATGACTGCAACCTTTGTTTTATCCCTTGCGCAAGGGCTTGCCAATTCCACACCGACGGCAAATGTTTTAATAGACGGCTTCGGCATTATAGCGGCCGTTGCTCTGGCTCCTATTATTTCGCTGCAAATTTTAGGATTGATTTTTAAGATTAAAAGCGGAGGAGAACAAAAATGAAAAATTTTTCCCTTCTGATAATTTTGGTGCCTTTCGGCCGTGCGCGTAAAATCGTAAAATACGCTAAAGATAAAGGACTGACAGGTGCAACAATAATGATTGCATTCGGAACCGTAAAAAGCAAACTCCTTGATTTTTTAGGAATTCAAGAGACAAGAAAAGAATTGATTTTAACGGCAGGAGATGGAGAATTTTTAGACGGCCTCATGGATGATCTAAATAAAAAATTCAATCTTACACGGAAAAATTTCGGTATAGCATTCCGTATGCCTTTAAGTTTTATTAATATTGAAAATGCCTTAGAGGGCGAAAAACCCGTATTTAAACGGGAGGAGGTTAAAACTATGAAATCTGCAATTTTTACTGTCGTTAATAGAGGAAAAGCCAATGAAGTTGTCGATGCTTCTTTAGAAGCAGGAGCACGCGGCGGCACAATAATTCATGCACGAGGTTCAGGTTTAAACCAGACAAAGGTTATCTTTGACATGGAAATCGAACCCGAAAAAGAAATTGTTTTAACTATTGTCGATGATGAACAGCTTGAAAAAGTTGTTGAAGCAATCAGAAAAAATTCCGATGTAGAAAAAGACGGACACGGAATTCTTTTTGTTATTCCGATAAGCAAGGCTTACGGTATAAAATAGGTTTTTATAATGAATGAGCCCCCTCCGCAATGGCTTTATATTTTACTTTTAATTATCCTTCTTTTTTTATCGATGATATTTTCATCGGGTGAGACGGCTTTTTTATCCGTAAATAAATTGAAAATAAAATATTTACGGGAAAAGAAAAATAAAAAAGCTGCAAGAGTTGAAAAGATTTTAAAAGACAAACAAAAATTCTTAACAACTTCTTTAATCGGAAACAGTCTGGTAAATATTTTAATCTCAGTAATTTTAACCGCACTGATGGTAGAATTAGTTGGAGCAAAGGGATTAAGCATTGCTGTAACTGCTGCAACTATTGCGATTTTAATCTTCGGCGAAATTCTCCCCAAATCGGTTGCCTTGGTTTTTTCCGAACCGATAGCTTTAAAATTTTCAGGCTTTATTTTATTTTTAATTAAAGTACTTGCTCCTATTGAATGGCTTTTTTCGGGCTTTACAAAATTCTTTTTAAAATTTTTAGGCGTAAAAAATCTTCAATCGAATGAAGCTTTAACCGATGCAGACTTAAAAGATTTTTTTGATGTACGCCAAGAACACGGAGATTTGCGCTCGGAAGAAAAAGCTGTTTTGGAAAAAATTTTAAGCTACGGCGACATAACCGTAAAAAATATTATGACTCCGAGGCCGGATATAATAGGACTTACGGCTGATGCAAGCCCGAAAGAAATTATAGAGCTTTCTCATTCGTCAAGATTTTCGCGCTTTCCTGTTTATGAAGAAGACATCGATGAAATTATCGGTATTTTTTACATTAAAGATTTTTTGTTTTCGGAAGCCGCTGCAAAAGATTTCTTGCAAGAATCAAAAGAAAAATTCGATATAAAAAAATATCTGCGGAAGCCTGTTCTTGTTTTTGAAAATACCGAGCTTTCAAAATTGCAGGAAATATTCAGAAAAGAAAAGCAGAACATGGTTGTAGTTATCGATGAGTACGGCGGAACTTTGGGCATTGCAACTCTTGAAGATTTAAATGAAGAGATATTCGGGAACATTGCTGATGAGTATGATACCGATGACGCCGCTGCAGAGGAACCCCATCTTGAAAACATAAATGATGAAACGGCACAAAATATAAACAATACTATTTTGGGCAGCATGAGGCTTAGCGATTTAAATGAAGAGCTCGGCACAAATTTTTCTTCGGATTATTACGATACGATAGGCGGTTTGATTATGGAAAAATGCGGAGAGGTTCCGCAAATCGGTTCTACAATAAAAATAGAAAACTATAATTTTACCGTTATAAAAATTGAAGGGAACAGAATAAGCGAACTGGAAGTAAATATTGCAGGAGATGAAGAATGAAGTTTGAATTAGCCTTAATGACAATCGAATTTATCGCTCTTCTCCTTTGTGCATTTTTCTTTTCTGCATCCGAAACGGCAATTACTGCAATTACAAGAACCGAATATAAGGCAATAAAAAAAGGGCGATCAAAAAAGAGTAAAGCTCTTGTCTTTCTTATTGAAAAAAAAGATGAGATTGTAAGTGCAACTCTGATAGGTACTAATTTTGTCAACACTCTTTCTTCTGCTTTGATAACTGCCTTTGTCATAGACATGTACGGACCGCAGCATATTCCGGCAGCTACTGCAATTACGACAATTCTTATAATTATCTTTGCAGAAATTTTACCAAAAGCAATAGCGGCTTACAATGCCGTAGAAATTACAAAAACCTTTTTGATTCCCTTATCGGCTGTAAGATTATTTTTAAAGCCCTTTATTTTTATTTTTTCGCTGATGTCCAACTTTATTATTAAGTCGGTTTCAAAGAGAAGGGAAAATCAAATCTCGGAGTTGTCAGAAGATTATTTAGAAACGCTTATAAATATAAGTTTAGCGGACGGTACTTTTCAAACAGGAGAGCATGAGTTAATTAAAAGAGCTGTGAGACTGCATGAGTTAAAACTACAAAGCATAATGACAAAAAAAGAAGACATTGTCAGCCTCGATATAAATTCATCACCTGAAAATATGGTAAGTATTTTTCGCAAAACAATGTTTTCCCGTCTTCCGGTTTACAAAGGAGAAAAAGATAAAATAATAGGCAGCGTTCATTATAAAGATCTATTATTTTATAGAAGTCATAAATCAAAAACAGATATAAACAAAATCATACGGCCTGCTTTGTTTATTCCGAAAACTGCAAATATTTTTTCGGCAATAAAAACTATGAGCAAAAATAAAAGGAACATGGCTTTTGTTGTAGATGAATACGGTTCTACGGCGGGACTTATCACAATTGACGATATAAGCACGGCTATTTTCGGTTCAATTCAAGATGAGTATACTAAAACAAAAACAAATCCTTTAAGCGGAATGAAGATTGTTGACGGTACACATATCTTAATTCCCGGAGCGGTTCCTATTATCCAACTGAATAAAATTTTAAATACAGATTTTCATTCGGACTATAATGATACGATAGGCGGTCTTATTCTTGAAACGGCAGAATATTTACCTAAAGAGGGTGAGCTCATCAACATAGGTGATATTGAATTTAAAGTTGAAAAAGTTGAAACGAGTAAAATTATTTTTCTTATTGCGGATGTTTCTAAAATTACGGCTGCGGCACAATTCCCAAAAGCTTTTCAATAATATCGTCAGCTGTTAAATTGTCGGCAGCAGCTTCATAAGAAAGTTTAAGTCTATGCCTCAAAGCTGCGTAGGCAACAGCCTTTACGTCTTCGGGGATTACATAATCCCTTCCGCTAAAAAGAGCTTTTACCTTTGCACATTTTTGAATGGCTATTCCGGCACGCGGAGATGCTCCGTAGAGAATGTAGCTTAGATAATTTCCGTGAATATAATCATCTTGTTTTACATTTTTTACAGGCCGTGTCGCAGCAATAATTGAAACTATATAGCTTGTAATTTCGGGAGAACACTTGACCTGCTCTACTGCACTTCGTAAGGTTTCCAAATTTTCGGGAGTCAAAATGGGTTCGGCAGTGCCGGCACCTGAGCTTACGCCGAGGCCGTGACCCATGTTTTGATTCGGTTTAAGACTTGAAAATTTATTTACTATATCTATTTCTTCTTGGATAGAAGGATAGGGAACAAACAGTTTTAAAAAAAAGCGGTCAAGCTCTGCTTCGGGCAGGGGATAAGTTCCCTCTTGTTCGATGGGGTTTTGAGTTGCAAGCACAAAAAACGGAGACGGCAAAGAAAAAGAATTTTCTCCTATTGTAACCTGCCCTTCGGCCATGGCTTCCAAAAGAGCGGATTGCACTTTTGCAGGAGCTCTGTTTATTTCATCTGCCAAAATAATATTCGCAAAAACCGGCCCCCGCCTTACTGAAAATTTACCGATGCTTTGTTGATAAATCAGAGTTCCTATCAAATCGGCAGGAAGAAGGTCAGGAGTAAACTGAATACGCTTAAAACTTACATTGGAAAGTTCTGCAAAAGTCTTTACGATAAGAGTTTTTGCCAGACCGGGCACACCTTCTAAGAGGACATGACCGCCTGCAATGTAGGCCGTTAAAATTCCTTCTATGAGTTCTTGCTGGCCTACAATCCTTTGAGCCATCTTTGCTTTAAAATTTTCTATTATTGTTCTATAGCCGGTATCAATCATAATATCATTTTACGCCTTATGTTAAAATTTTGCAAGAGGTTGAATACTTTACAGATAAAAGATTTTCTATGTCCTCTATTTTTTGTTATTTAGAATTTTAAAAAATCCTTTTTTTGTTTTTTTGGCAGATTCTTCTTTTTTTGGAGGTATAAAATTATTGATAAATTTACTCAAAGCTCCATGTTTGGATGTATCGACTAAAAAATATGCTATATCCCCTATGGTAGAAAAAACAGGTATTAAAATATTATCACCCTGTTCTACAGGAAGATGACTTACGGAAGCTTCTTTAAAGGCTTCTCTAATATTTATCTGCGGAACAAGGTCTGCAATATTTAAATCATTGTTATAATCTATTTCGGTTTTAATTTTTTGGGAGGCTTCTACTATTTCTCCATTGAGATTAACTATTGCTATAGGCAGTTCTACCATATCAATTAAACTTTTTACCAAGCCGTTAAGACTTGCAATTTTTAGACTTTTTTGTGCGGTGATTGTATTGGATACGCTAAGAGCATCTTGTAAAAAAAATCCTGCAGTGCCTAATTTTGCAACTTTTTTTTCGGATAAAATTCCTCCGGCTTTTATGGTTTCCATTAGGCTTAAAAAATCTTTTTTCTTTTTTAGCGCACCTATAATAATGTTAACTGTTAAGATTAATTGCAAACCGGAAAATATAAAACCTAAAAACAAAACAAGTTCAGAATCTCCCTTGAGGGGGATTTGCATACCTACACTGTATGCCCAAAAAGCTGTTGCAATCATAAAAATAAATGAGACAGCTAAACTTATAAATAATAATTTTTTTCCAATAAAAGTCATATTTATTCCCTTACATATTTCTAAATTCTTCAAGTTTTATATTTGAGCCTATCAAAAAAAGTTTATCGCCTTCTCTCAGCTCAAAATCATCTTCAGGATAATGCATAGCCTCCTGTTTGACAGGGTTACCGACAGAATCTATATCCAAATCCATCCTGACAAGGGCAATCAGATTAATGTTAAGTTTTTCTTTTAAAGCGAGAGCTCCGACGGTTTTTCCGATAAAAAATTTTGGAACAATAATTTCCCTTATCGAAAAATCTTTTGTAACCGTAATCGAGTCCATTACATCGGGAGAAATAAGACGCCTTGCAATTCTTGTTGCAGCCGATATTTCAATATTTAAAACCTCGTTTGCCCCTACCCTTCTTAGAACGGTTGCGTGGAGAGGCGAAACGGCACGGGCTAAGACATAGGGAATATCTCTTTGCTTTAAAAGAGTTGTAGTTAAAACGCTTGCTTCTATATTATTGCCTATAGCGACGATGGCAACTTCTACATCATCTAAAGGAGCTTTTAAAAGAGCTTCTTCATTTGTAGTTTCTACAAGCATTGCTGCCGGAACAATTTTTTTTATTCTTTCTACTGCTTGAATATCATGATCGAAGGCTACAACTGAAGCGCCTCCATCTACAAGAACTTCACAAATTCTTGACCCGAATTCTCCCAGACCTATGACAGCAAAGTTTTTATTTGTTTCCATAATATTTTCCTCCCTATCCTATAGCTATATTTCCATAAGGATATTCTATATCGTCATTCTTTTGTTTTGTGCCGGCAGCAGTTAAAAAGGTTAAGGGGCCGACTCTTCCAATAAACATTAAAATTATTATAACTATCTGTCCAACCGGCGAAAGAGCAGCAGTTATTCCCGTAGAAAGCCCCACAGTTGCAAAGGCAGATACGGTTTCAAATAATAATGCCAAAAAAGGAAGACTTTCGGTAATTGTCAATAAAAAAATCCCAATTGCAATTGCCGCAAGCCCGAAGCCGAAAATTAAAAAAGCTTTTTTTACTTGTTCTTCAGGAACGGAATTATTTTTGATTACAACAGTTTTTTGATTTTTTAAAAATGATCTAAAAAATGCAAAAACAACCGCAATCGTATTCAGCTTAATTCCTCCTGCTGTACTTCCTGCAGCTCCTCCCATAAACATTATGAGTATCATAAAAAGCAAGGTTGCATTTGTTAAATTTATAAATGAAACAGTCGAAAAGCCTGCGGTACGCAACGTTATGGCCTGAAAAAAACTTGCAAGGTATTGGCTTCCCACAGATAATTCTTTCATAGTATTGCGGTGTTCAAGTAAATAAAAAAGAGCAAACGAAATAAAAAGAATAAAACCGGTAAGGCTTAAAATCATTTTTGTATTTACCGAAACTAAATAATCGGTCTTTTTTTTCTTCAAAAACTTATTTGTTATATTTGTTTTGATCTT containing:
- a CDS encoding hemolysin family protein encodes the protein MKFELALMTIEFIALLLCAFFFSASETAITAITRTEYKAIKKGRSKKSKALVFLIEKKDEIVSATLIGTNFVNTLSSALITAFVIDMYGPQHIPAATAITTILIIIFAEILPKAIAAYNAVEITKTFLIPLSAVRLFLKPFIFIFSLMSNFIIKSVSKRRENQISELSEDYLETLINISLADGTFQTGEHELIKRAVRLHELKLQSIMTKKEDIVSLDINSSPENMVSIFRKTMFSRLPVYKGEKDKIIGSVHYKDLLFYRSHKSKTDINKIIRPALFIPKTANIFSAIKTMSKNKRNMAFVVDEYGSTAGLITIDDISTAIFGSIQDEYTKTKTNPLSGMKIVDGTHILIPGAVPIIQLNKILNTDFHSDYNDTIGGLILETAEYLPKEGELINIGDIEFKVEKVETSKIIFLIADVSKITAAAQFPKAFQ
- the recQ gene encoding DNA helicase RecQ, with product MTRGSKGSDSKKTISSPEDILKQVFGYDEFRPFQKEIIDSILQKEDVLAVMPTGGGKSLCYQIPALIFEGLTIVVSPLISLMHDQICGLETIGVEAVALNSSLDWEKYADNIRRIKNGDVKILYVAPETLVSDRCKELLSSIKVDCLTIDEAHCISEWGHDFRPEYRQLAEIRKLLKETACLAITATATEKVRSDIKKMLKLKKTKEFIAGFNRKNIFLEVKEKQKPFEQASEFLKEHKGESGIIYCFSRKQADTLSVQLSVLGYNAKPYHAGLSDELRQKTQNDFINDDIEIIVATVAFGMGINKPNVRFVIHFDLPKSIEQYYQEIGRAGRDGNPAHALLLFSAADIFKLKFLMQDKSPDEVRKAETMLSAISNYAQANSCRRRAILKYFGENISEEKLKEIQGDAPCCDFCSREKIEKTDLTVPVQKFLSCVVRTGCRFGASYIIDVLLGSKQKRILENKHNDLSVWGIGTEFNREGWFALVRVLLAEDYLIKDEDYSVLSLTQKAKEELQSRTSILLPFDYEKDNSSKKEIKQKSKPQTTEIKLDARGTAIVNALKQKRRELADEARVPAYVIFSDKTIFDLGFKKPSKIAELDNIFGIGKAKKDKYGELIVQLVTSHK
- a CDS encoding P-II family nitrogen regulator, with product MKNFSLLIILVPFGRARKIVKYAKDKGLTGATIMIAFGTVKSKLLDFLGIQETRKELILTAGDGEFLDGLMDDLNKKFNLTRKNFGIAFRMPLSFINIENALEGEKPVFKREEVKTMKSAIFTVVNRGKANEVVDASLEAGARGGTIIHARGSGLNQTKVIFDMEIEPEKEIVLTIVDDEQLEKVVEAIRKNSDVEKDGHGILFVIPISKAYGIK
- a CDS encoding hemolysin family protein, coding for MNEPPPQWLYILLLIILLFLSMIFSSGETAFLSVNKLKIKYLREKKNKKAARVEKILKDKQKFLTTSLIGNSLVNILISVILTALMVELVGAKGLSIAVTAATIAILIFGEILPKSVALVFSEPIALKFSGFILFLIKVLAPIEWLFSGFTKFFLKFLGVKNLQSNEALTDADLKDFFDVRQEHGDLRSEEKAVLEKILSYGDITVKNIMTPRPDIIGLTADASPKEIIELSHSSRFSRFPVYEEDIDEIIGIFYIKDFLFSEAAAKDFLQESKEKFDIKKYLRKPVLVFENTELSKLQEIFRKEKQNMVVVIDEYGGTLGIATLEDLNEEIFGNIADEYDTDDAAAEEPHLENINDETAQNINNTILGSMRLSDLNEELGTNFSSDYYDTIGGLIMEKCGEVPQIGSTIKIENYNFTVIKIEGNRISELEVNIAGDEE
- a CDS encoding MoxR family ATPase is translated as MIDTGYRTIIENFKAKMAQRIVGQQELIEGILTAYIAGGHVLLEGVPGLAKTLIVKTFAELSNVSFKRIQFTPDLLPADLIGTLIYQQSIGKFSVRRGPVFANIILADEINRAPAKVQSALLEAMAEGQVTIGENSFSLPSPFFVLATQNPIEQEGTYPLPEAELDRFFLKLFVPYPSIQEEIDIVNKFSSLKPNQNMGHGLGVSSGAGTAEPILTPENLETLRSAVEQVKCSPEITSYIVSIIAATRPVKNVKQDDYIHGNYLSYILYGASPRAGIAIQKCAKVKALFSGRDYVIPEDVKAVAYAALRHRLKLSYEAAADNLTADDIIEKLLGIVPQP
- a CDS encoding DUF1538 domain-containing protein, with translation MNILVDKFKEVLMSVLPIVILTTILNFAFIHIDYQVFIRFLIGSVCIIFGLAFFLFGIEMSVTKIGLQMGKEITKRNKIFILILGGFALGFLISIAEPDLQILASQVKTVTKNGIPALRLVVVVSVGVAAFVVFGILRTVFNVSQKIVFAVSYGIIFLLSLFSSAEFMSIAFDSSGTTTGAITVPFILALAAGVSEMKKDSAASERDAFGLVGMASAGAILAVLALSVLGKTKEISADDFVFNLDVHTQIFYPFAEHFLPVLYECLISLLPLTVIFLITNFISIKLRAKDLIPILKGLIITLIGLFLFMWGAKSGFLDVGIAMGSRLGEIGTHSLILFIGALIGIVSILAEPAVYVLTVQIENVTSGHIPRKIVLVFLCIGVSFAVMLSLLRIIEPAFQLWHILLPGYIVSLLLSIVVPDLFVSIAFDAGGVASGPMTATFVLSLAQGLANSTPTANVLIDGFGIIAAVALAPIISLQILGLIFKIKSGGEQK
- a CDS encoding TrkA family potassium uptake protein; protein product: METNKNFAVIGLGEFGSRICEVLVDGGASVVAFDHDIQAVERIKKIVPAAMLVETTNEEALLKAPLDDVEVAIVAIGNNIEASVLTTTLLKQRDIPYVLARAVSPLHATVLRRVGANEVLNIEISAATRIARRLISPDVMDSITVTKDFSIREIIVPKFFIGKTVGALALKEKLNINLIALVRMDLDIDSVGNPVKQEAMHYPEDDFELREGDKLFLIGSNIKLEEFRNM